Proteins encoded together in one Ammospiza nelsoni isolate bAmmNel1 chromosome Z, bAmmNel1.pri, whole genome shotgun sequence window:
- the LOC132086729 gene encoding serine/threonine-protein kinase PAK 3-like produces the protein MIGQVCAAVCTIFSVVYSGYYLTQLTRHLTRGWRQACPLGTTAGSAAPLAASVIEEEDEEEQRKMKPSAAVPSQPELAEPVTLVARSAIQPGAAGPAWPAAASSSPAAGTSCSSAAQQPEMREEQGLKTLRSIVSPGRPTGKYTAFEELGRGGFGAVYKALDTSSGQQVAIKIMSLEEEMSEELAANEILAMRDNRSPNIVTYLDSYLVDAELWLAMEFMDGGTLFDVLRAVYLEEGQIGAVCRECLQGLHFLHSRQVIHRDIKSCNVLVGTDGSVKLGDFGLCAQLSPEHSKRSSSVGTPSWMAPEVVRGEAYGPKVDIWSLGIMGLEMVEGEAPYQREARLRVFELLERNGPPKLQNPRHHSALLRDFLRCCLQADEDRRWSAQELLQHPFVTSGDPASSLAALIISAKQVQEDWRGDTCA, from the exons gtcacCTGACACGCGGATGGAGACAAGCCTGTCCTTTG ggcacaacagcagggtcagcagctcctctggctgcctctgtcattgaggaagaggatgaagaggagcaaaggaagatgaagccTTCAGCCGCTGTCCCTTCACAGCCTGAACTTGCAGAGCCAGTAA cccttgtTGCTC GCTCTGCCATTCAACCTGGTGCCGCCGGACCAgcatggcctgcagcagccagctcaagcCCCGCTGCCggcacttcctgcagcagcgcagcccagcagcccgagatgagggaggagcagggcctgaagaCACTGA ggagCATCGTGAGTCCGGGCCGGCCAACGGGCAAATACACGGCATTTGAGGAACTCGGGCGAGG agggtttggagctgtttataAAGCCCTTGACACCAGCAGCGGACAACAG GTGGCAATCAAGATCATGTCACTCGAGGAGGAGATGTccgaggagctggctgccaatgAAATCCTGGCCATGAGGGACAACAGGAGTCCCAATATCGTTACCTACTTAGACAG ctacctggtGGATGCGGAGCTCTGGCTGGCCATGGAGTTCATGGACGGCGGCACCTTGTTTgatgtgctgagggcagtgtacctggaggaaggacagatagGCGCTGTCTGTCGGGAG tgcctgcaaggactgcatttccttcattcccGCCAAGTCATCCACAGAGACATCAAAAGTTGCAACGTCCTGGTGGGCACGGACGGATCCGTCAAGTTGG gtgactttggcctctgtgctcagctcagccctgagcacagcaagcgCAGCTCCAGCGTCggcactcccagctggatggcaccggaggtggtgagaggagaagcctacggccccaaagtggacatctggtccctggggatcatggggctggaaatggtggAAGGGGAAGCTCCTTACCAGCGGGAAGCCCGTCTCCGG GTTTTTGAACTGCTAGAAAGGAACgggcccccaaaactgcagaaccCCAGGCACCACTCGGCTCTCCTGCGCGACTTCctccgctgctgcctgcaggcagatgaGGACAGGCGCTGgtctgcccaggagctcctacag catcCCTTCGTGACCTCAGGCgatcctgcctccagcctggctgctctgatcatctcagccaagcaagtgcaggaagactggagaggagacacCTGCGCCTGA